The stretch of DNA TGAGATTTTTGTCAACGGGAGCTATTATTCCTCTTACAATTTGACGCCTTCGAGAAATTACACATGGGTTCCTCAGAATAAGTTGAATATCTCTCTCTATCCAATGAATTATACCAACACCACAGGCAGGCGGGTAAAAGTTGTAACAGAGAACGGGATATCTGATTATGCGCTCTCGCCGTAGGTGATAAAATGGGATATGCTGTCATAATGTTCGGGGTTCTTCTTATCATGTCGGTGGTAATGGGAATTGCGGTTAATTATGGGATTGCGAAGGACAGCCAGGTTGCGCCTCTCAAGGCTGAGAATGACTATGCTGCCAGGGAGGCGGGAAAAGCGCAGACTGCTCTTACTATTGTTCAGACGTGTATACAGACTCAATCAGGTGATGGTCGATATGTTGATGCCCATGGTAATGACCTATCGGAACAATATTTTTTCAATTTAACCGTTAGAAATAATGGGAGTATTGTATTGAATTCATCGAAACCAACAGTGATTTATCTATCAAGAAAAACATCAAACAATATCTATAATAGTTCAAAGATTGGATTTCCCAGGACTCCAGGTAACGTCTGGGCGCCCAGGACAAATGCAAGTCTGAATATATCTGACATTACGATTAACACTCCTGATGTGGGGTTTGGTGGCTGTACCGATAATTCCTGTTATTCGAAAAATCCATGGGATGAATTAAGGATACTGGTTGCGGCAGAGAACGGAGTTATAGTAATTCCTCCAACTTCGCCGATAAATTTCACGGGCATAGTTGGCACGAATACATCAAAAATTAACTTAAGTTGGAATGCGTCATACGATGTGGATGGAATCGCGTATTATCGCATATATGCTTTCGAGGATGATGGAGGTAATGATTTTCCCAATGATTTTTGCCCTCCCAGAGCTATTTCTATCACACAGATTCCAGCAAATGCAACGTTTTACTCCTATAATCGTCCCATTTATATAAATGATATTACCATTTATTACTTAACTGCTGTTGATAACTTAGGAAATGAAGGCGTACCATCCAGAACCATAGATTGCCATACAACAAGTGGGTTCGTTTGTAAAAATAAATAAATAGCGAGAAAAAAAATGGCAGGCGAAGCAATAACCCAACTGATATTCTTCATAGGCGCGGTGGTGATAGCCGTGAGCGTCATTGGCGTGGTAACAACCAACGTGCATTCCATCACAGCATCCTACGGCATGAGTAGCCAGACACTGGCTGACCAGTTAAAGACCGACATTACCATAATCAATGACCCCGCGGCGATTCCCTACGATAACAATACCGATAATTACAGTTTCTATGTAAAAAATACCGGGAAAAACACGCTTGACCCCACCTCTGTTAACATGTTCATCGATGGGAATTACTATAACTTTTCAAAAAACTGGACGATAATGGACAAACCAGGTAGTTCTTCCTGGTACCCCGCCTATGTGCTGAGGCTGAATTATTCGTCCCCAGGACTTTCATCAGGAGACCATACTGTAAGGGTAGTTGCAGGAAACGGCGTATTCGATACACTGCCTTTCCACATCTGATATTTATGAATAGCGGAATACGGTGCTTCGATTTACCACGGGATGAACTGTGCAGGAAGCTTGGCGGGGGTTTCCCGCCGGGTTCGATCATAGTGCTGGAAGGGGGTACGGGCAGCGGGAAAAGTACGGTCTGCCAGCGCTTGGCATACGGGCTGATGGAAAATGACTTCTCGGTGACATATGTTTCGACCCAGATGACTACCAAGGGTTTCATCAACCAGATGTACTCGCTTGAATACAGGATAGCGCCTTTCCTTCTGAAAAAGAAACTTCTCTACATACCTGTCTTATCCCTCATAGACCAGGCGGCTTCGCGAGAAGATTTCATTGAACGGCTAAGAGAGGCAAAAGCGCTCTTTGAAAAGGACATAATAATAATTGATACCATATCTTCCCTTATCAAACACAGTGCCAACGTAGAAAAAAGCCTTGAACTTGTGTCTTTTTTTAAAAGACTGACAGGGATAAAAAAGACCATTATCCTTTC from Candidatus Methanoperedens sp. encodes:
- a CDS encoding flagellar protein G; protein product: MAGEAITQLIFFIGAVVIAVSVIGVVTTNVHSITASYGMSSQTLADQLKTDITIINDPAAIPYDNNTDNYSFYVKNTGKNTLDPTSVNMFIDGNYYNFSKNWTIMDKPGSSSWYPAYVLRLNYSSPGLSSGDHTVRVVAGNGVFDTLPFHI
- a CDS encoding AAA family ATPase; this translates as MNSGIRCFDLPRDELCRKLGGGFPPGSIIVLEGGTGSGKSTVCQRLAYGLMENDFSVTYVSTQMTTKGFINQMYSLEYRIAPFLLKKKLLYIPVLSLIDQAASREDFIERLREAKALFEKDIIIIDTISSLIKHSANVEKSLELVSFFKRLTGIKKTIILSIDPTELDPNILSEFVGSCDINLSLKISTLGSSIKRTIIVNKFTGASASVDSMVGFRIEPNVGLVVEIASVS